Sequence from the Candidatus Binatia bacterium genome:
CGGCTGCCTCATCTATCAGTCAAAAACGCCCAACGGCGATACCGAAGAGAATTGCTTCCGCACGATTCACGCCGAGATCAACGCGATCGCGCAGGCGGCGAAAAACGGCTCCAGCATCAAAGACGGCGCGATCTACATCACCCATACTCCCTGCATCCACTGCATCAAGGTGCTGGTCAACACCGGCATC
This genomic interval carries:
- a CDS encoding dCMP deaminase family protein; amino-acid sequence: MSERLSWHQYFMTITRQVAERSTCNRAKVGAVIVRDKNILATGYNGAPAGMPHCTEAGCLIYQSKTPNGDTEENCFRTIHAEINAIAQAAKNGSSIKDGAIYITHTPCIHCIKVLVNTGI